From a single Candidatus Saccharibacteria bacterium genomic region:
- a CDS encoding type II/IV secretion system protein — MRISDATVKQLLTKAGKIKTEDFAALEEEALAEKLPLQLLVVQKNLVSDSELTKIYAEEIGVPFVDINVKELSREVIRQIPENIAKLYNMVVFEGSLDVKDSPRKVAMEDPDDLQAIDILHKVFGQNIEIYMATHNNILSALDQYRGNIGSEISKVMTDAGASADDDEDDEGVKAEDVAEDSPIAQTVNLIIEYAVKAGASDIHIEPRDKHLQIRYRIDGVLREANRLPKRTMSALVSRVKILANLKIDERRAPQDGRFKINMNGRIFAFRVSTLPIAEGEKVVMRILDESSEPLSLEKLGFWGKALADIQDASRQPHGMILVTGPTGSGKSTTLHSVLHILNKPDVNISTIEDPVEYKLEGVNQTQVNPVAGMTFAAGLRALLRQDPNIIMVGEIRDGETAGLGVQAALTGHLVFSTLHTNNAATCLPRLLDMGIEPFLIASVVRVVIGQRLVRRLVADDCEAYEPSQSEIKEIERVFGLKSKQDWENIVKLMQSAQETFGKPKTTKIQLYRPKTNLPQDHTGYKGRMGIYEVLKNTTDVQKMIVGAATSEEIQNQAIKEGMLTMQLDGLIKALLGMTSIEEILRVTRE, encoded by the coding sequence ATGAGAATCAGTGATGCAACCGTAAAACAGCTTCTAACCAAAGCTGGTAAGATCAAAACCGAAGATTTCGCGGCCCTTGAAGAGGAAGCCTTAGCCGAAAAGCTACCACTTCAACTGCTGGTAGTACAGAAAAACTTAGTAAGCGACTCAGAGCTTACCAAAATTTATGCCGAGGAAATTGGCGTGCCCTTTGTCGATATTAACGTCAAAGAATTAAGCCGAGAAGTTATCCGGCAGATTCCTGAGAACATCGCCAAACTTTACAACATGGTCGTTTTCGAGGGTAGCCTAGACGTTAAAGATTCACCTCGCAAAGTGGCGATGGAAGACCCCGATGATCTCCAAGCAATCGACATTTTGCACAAAGTCTTTGGCCAAAACATCGAAATATACATGGCTACTCACAACAACATTCTGTCCGCTCTCGACCAGTATCGGGGCAATATCGGTAGCGAAATCAGCAAAGTTATGACAGACGCCGGAGCAAGCGCTGATGATGACGAAGACGACGAAGGTGTCAAAGCCGAAGATGTTGCAGAAGACTCGCCGATCGCACAGACCGTAAACCTTATCATCGAGTATGCCGTCAAAGCCGGCGCCAGTGATATACACATTGAGCCTCGTGACAAGCATCTGCAAATCCGTTACCGTATCGACGGCGTACTGCGAGAAGCCAATCGATTGCCGAAGCGCACAATGAGCGCTCTGGTCAGCCGTGTCAAAATATTGGCCAACCTCAAAATCGATGAACGCCGCGCACCGCAAGACGGACGCTTCAAGATAAATATGAACGGCAGAATTTTTGCCTTCCGCGTCAGCACCCTACCAATTGCCGAAGGCGAGAAAGTTGTTATGCGTATCTTGGACGAATCCAGCGAGCCGCTGTCGCTCGAGAAACTTGGCTTTTGGGGCAAAGCACTGGCCGACATTCAAGACGCCAGCCGTCAGCCACACGGCATGATACTGGTTACCGGACCAACGGGCTCAGGCAAATCGACCACTTTGCACAGCGTGCTTCACATCCTCAACAAACCGGATGTTAACATCTCCACAATTGAGGACCCGGTAGAGTACAAGCTTGAAGGAGTGAACCAAACTCAGGTTAACCCTGTCGCAGGCATGACCTTTGCTGCCGGTCTCAGGGCCCTACTACGTCAAGACCCAAATATAATCATGGTTGGTGAGATTCGTGATGGAGAAACAGCGGGCCTAGGCGTACAGGCAGCCCTAACCGGTCACTTAGTTTTCAGCACACTTCACACTAACAATGCCGCAACTTGTCTGCCACGTCTTCTTGATATGGGCATTGAACCGTTTTTGATCGCCAGTGTTGTTCGGGTTGTGATAGGGCAACGCTTGGTCCGTCGATTGGTTGCCGATGACTGTGAAGCTTACGAACCTAGCCAGTCTGAGATAAAAGAGATCGAGCGAGTCTTCGGGCTAAAGTCGAAGCAGGACTGGGAAAACATCGTTAAACTAATGCAGTCGGCTCAAGAAACTTTCGGCAAGCCAAAAACAACCAAGATACAGCTATACCGCCCCAAAACCAATTTACCTCAAGACCACACCGGCTACAAGGGCAGAATGGGCATTTATGAAGTACTGAAAAACACGACTGATGTTCAAAAAATGATTGTAGGCGCAGCAACAAGCGAAGAAATCCAGAACCAAGCGATTAAAGAAGGCATGCTGACAATGCAGTTAGACGGCCTGATTAAGGCTTTACTTGGAATGACAAGCATTGAGGAAATTTTGAGAGTAACGAGGGAATAA
- the recA gene encoding recombinase RecA — protein sequence MAEKAKKTMGDTSEEGGKIKALGLAIDQIEKSFGKGAIMKLDGSTHVNVETVPTGALSLDLALGGGIPKGRIIEIYGPESSGKTTLTLHAVAEFQKRGGVAAFVDAEHALDPQYAGRLGVNLEQLLVSQPDSGEQALEIVETLVRSNAVDLIVVDSVAALVPQAEIEGDMGDSHMGLQARLMSQALRKLTAIISKSKCTVIFINQLRMKIGVMFGNPETTTGGNALKFYASVRLDIRRISQIKTAESVIGNRVRVKVVKNKIAPPFREAEFDIMYNEGISTAGDVLDLATAAEIVEKSGAWFAYNGEKIGQGREAAKQYLKENPKVLAELDKKVREKHTA from the coding sequence ATGGCTGAAAAGGCTAAAAAAACTATGGGTGATACATCAGAAGAGGGTGGCAAGATCAAGGCATTAGGGCTGGCGATTGATCAGATCGAGAAGTCATTTGGCAAAGGTGCAATTATGAAGCTTGATGGCAGCACCCACGTCAATGTTGAAACAGTCCCAACTGGTGCGTTGTCTTTGGATTTGGCACTTGGGGGAGGCATACCGAAGGGTCGAATCATCGAAATTTACGGGCCGGAGTCCAGCGGTAAAACTACACTCACACTCCATGCTGTGGCTGAGTTTCAGAAACGCGGTGGTGTTGCGGCTTTTGTCGATGCTGAGCATGCCCTTGATCCACAATATGCTGGCCGACTCGGCGTCAATTTGGAGCAGCTACTGGTAAGTCAGCCCGATAGCGGTGAACAGGCTCTTGAGATTGTTGAGACGCTGGTACGCTCGAATGCGGTTGACTTGATCGTGGTTGACTCTGTTGCAGCTCTTGTTCCGCAAGCTGAAATCGAAGGAGACATGGGCGACAGCCACATGGGTCTTCAGGCTCGTTTGATGAGCCAGGCTCTGCGCAAGCTGACGGCGATTATTAGCAAAAGCAAATGCACAGTTATTTTCATCAACCAGCTGCGTATGAAGATTGGGGTGATGTTTGGTAACCCAGAGACTACCACAGGCGGAAATGCTCTCAAGTTCTATGCCTCGGTTCGTCTAGATATTCGCAGAATCTCACAGATCAAGACGGCAGAATCCGTCATCGGTAACCGAGTACGCGTTAAGGTAGTCAAAAACAAGATCGCACCGCCATTCCGTGAAGCCGAGTTCGACATTATGTATAACGAAGGTATTAGTACTGCCGGCGATGTATTAGACCTAGCAACAGCAGCCGAAATCGTCGAAAAAAGCGGTGCTTGGTTTGCTTATAATGGTGAAAAAATTGGTCAAGGCCGCGAAGCGGCCAAGCAATACCTCAAAGAAAATCCAAAAGTCCTCGCCGAACTAGACAAAAAAGTCCGCGAAAAGCATACAGCATAG
- a CDS encoding RecX family transcriptional regulator — protein sequence MIVTSLKEQVKNKDRVSVFVDSKYSFSLTISELLDTKLKVGQEIDEVKLKSLKKLSDDGKLRMRVLEWLTIRPHSERELRDYLYRKKVEKEQIEQLVEYVQAKGYQNDEYFGKWFAEGRLRKNKSWRAVQAELKAKGISLVTIQSIASELNSAKNDSEALQKLIDKMSNKSRYQNKQKLIQYLISKGFSYTDIKDNLNS from the coding sequence ATGATAGTTACCAGTCTCAAAGAACAAGTTAAGAACAAGGATAGGGTTAGCGTTTTTGTTGATTCTAAGTACAGCTTTTCATTGACAATATCAGAACTACTCGACACTAAGCTGAAGGTAGGGCAGGAGATAGATGAAGTAAAACTTAAAAGTCTCAAAAAACTTAGCGACGATGGAAAGCTGCGCATGAGAGTGCTTGAGTGGCTGACAATTCGGCCGCATTCGGAGCGCGAGCTAAGAGATTATTTATACCGCAAAAAGGTCGAAAAAGAACAGATTGAGCAGCTAGTTGAATATGTCCAAGCCAAGGGTTATCAAAATGACGAGTATTTTGGGAAGTGGTTTGCCGAAGGTCGCTTGCGCAAAAATAAATCATGGCGAGCTGTTCAGGCTGAGCTAAAGGCTAAGGGCATTTCCCTGGTAACTATACAAAGTATAGCAAGTGAGCTTAATTCGGCTAAAAACGACTCTGAAGCGCTTCAGAAACTGATTGACAAAATGTCAAATAAGTCTCGTTACCAAAATAAGCAAAAATTAATTCAGTATTTAATTTCTAAAGGCTTTAGCTACACAGATATAAAGGATAACCTGAATAGTTAA
- a CDS encoding lamin tail domain-containing protein has translation MMFRRVITGIFVLGLAVTPLAAVAVDLEPSATKQLLITELQTTGKNDDGSSAATKEFIELYNTSEVGLDLSSIRLQSLSATGSTWLFLNPTLPVTGWLAPQDHLLLATTDYLAEEADFFYSAKLAEVGGHVRVVRVNPDDATVVLEVLDTLGWGTALQPETVAAAKHIAGQSLQRQIDEIGKYVDTDNNQSDFLSTITPDPQSRKLEYTPPVDDEDPPVDDGSGSGDTDGDTGSDSGDGDDAGETGNGGGTENDGGSTDNSGETGGGSGGTGGTPAPSPKSLKPLLLSELLPNPASPQNDSSDEYVEIYNPNDEAVKLDGWYIETGKSFSYRVYLDGKTIGAGGYLTITSGETSLTLSNTAGAARLVDDGGVTISEADLYEEAKPGEAWAEINGVWQWTTTATPLLPNVLTSRVELVSAPKVAAKKTAAKKATTSSAKTASAKTTSKKTTTSPGRQIFQAPSEDGQVLPVNPVVLATVGASALVYMVYEYRQDFRNRIQKLRRYRELRRAARSQA, from the coding sequence ATGATGTTTCGGAGGGTAATTACTGGAATTTTCGTACTTGGGCTGGCGGTAACACCGCTGGCTGCTGTGGCTGTGGATCTTGAGCCTAGCGCGACAAAGCAGTTGCTGATAACAGAGTTACAAACTACAGGCAAAAACGATGACGGCAGCAGTGCTGCCACCAAGGAATTCATCGAACTTTATAATACTTCCGAGGTGGGCTTGGATCTTAGCTCAATACGCCTACAATCTCTTTCGGCTACAGGCTCTACGTGGTTGTTTCTGAACCCCACCTTACCCGTGACTGGTTGGCTCGCGCCCCAAGACCACTTACTGCTTGCAACCACAGATTACTTAGCAGAAGAAGCCGACTTTTTTTACTCGGCAAAGCTTGCTGAAGTTGGCGGGCATGTCCGTGTTGTTAGAGTAAATCCTGATGACGCAACTGTGGTTCTTGAAGTTTTGGATACTCTAGGATGGGGGACGGCCTTGCAGCCCGAGACGGTGGCGGCCGCCAAGCACATCGCCGGTCAGAGCCTTCAAAGACAAATAGATGAAATAGGGAAGTATGTTGATACCGACAATAACCAGTCAGACTTTCTTTCGACAATCACACCAGACCCCCAAAGCAGAAAGCTGGAATACACACCACCAGTTGACGATGAAGATCCGCCAGTTGATGACGGCAGTGGTAGCGGTGATACGGACGGCGACACCGGTAGTGACTCAGGCGATGGTGATGACGCTGGTGAGACAGGAAATGGCGGCGGTACAGAGAATGATGGAGGCAGCACAGATAACAGCGGAGAGACAGGTGGTGGCTCTGGCGGTACCGGCGGAACTCCTGCTCCAAGTCCAAAATCCCTAAAACCTCTTCTTCTAAGTGAACTTTTGCCTAATCCAGCCAGTCCGCAAAATGACAGTAGTGACGAATATGTCGAAATATATAATCCAAATGATGAAGCAGTTAAGTTGGACGGTTGGTATATCGAAACCGGCAAAAGCTTTTCCTACCGAGTTTATCTAGACGGCAAAACCATCGGTGCCGGTGGCTATCTGACCATAACTTCCGGAGAGACGAGTTTGACTTTGTCAAACACGGCTGGCGCGGCGCGGTTGGTTGACGATGGTGGCGTAACAATCAGTGAAGCCGATCTTTATGAGGAGGCCAAGCCTGGCGAAGCTTGGGCCGAAATTAATGGGGTATGGCAGTGGACGACTACGGCAACACCACTGCTGCCTAATGTTCTGACGTCAAGAGTCGAGCTCGTGTCTGCACCTAAAGTAGCCGCCAAGAAAACCGCCGCAAAAAAGGCTACTACTTCGTCTGCTAAAACTGCATCGGCTAAAACAACTTCCAAAAAGACAACTACTTCGCCCGGGCGACAGATATTTCAGGCACCTTCAGAAGACGGACAAGTTTTGCCGGTTAATCCGGTCGTGCTTGCCACCGTCGGTGCTAGCGCGCTAGTCTATATGGTGTATGAATATCGACAAGACTTTCGTAATCGTATCCAAAAGCTCCGACGATACCGAGAACTTCGCCGAGCAGCTCGGTCGCAAGCTTAA
- the tsaE gene encoding tRNA (adenosine(37)-N6)-threonylcarbamoyltransferase complex ATPase subunit type 1 TsaE, which produces MNIDKTFVIVSKSSDDTENFAEQLGRKLKGGETIELISDLGGGKTTFVRGLARGARSSDIVASPTFVIEKQYVCPKFLIQHFDLYRLGGDERLIQQTLHESIEEGSVVVVEWASQVPGALEVSRLKVELRRTPDSEDSREILCTFPGGLAYLFEGFLAVR; this is translated from the coding sequence ATGAATATCGACAAGACTTTCGTAATCGTATCCAAAAGCTCCGACGATACCGAGAACTTCGCCGAGCAGCTCGGTCGCAAGCTTAAGGGTGGCGAGACGATTGAACTCATTAGTGATTTAGGCGGAGGAAAAACTACTTTTGTGCGCGGTTTGGCGCGCGGGGCGAGAAGTAGCGATATAGTTGCAAGCCCGACTTTTGTTATTGAGAAGCAGTATGTTTGCCCAAAATTTTTGATTCAGCACTTTGACCTTTATCGTTTAGGTGGCGATGAAAGGCTAATTCAGCAGACATTGCATGAGTCAATTGAAGAAGGTAGTGTGGTGGTGGTTGAATGGGCGAGCCAGGTGCCAGGGGCATTAGAAGTAAGTAGGTTGAAAGTGGAGCTTCGGCGTACGCCAGACTCTGAAGACTCTCGAGAGATACTCTGCACTTTCCCCGGGGGCTTGGCATATTTATTTGAAGGGTTTTTAGCAGTAAGATGA
- the tsaB gene encoding tRNA (adenosine(37)-N6)-threonylcarbamoyltransferase complex dimerization subunit type 1 TsaB translates to MILGIRTDKPESELWLADAAGKLVEVYKWQAHRQLAETIHLEMRNLLSRHESDLQSLTGIVGFLGPGSFTGLRIGLSVANALAYGLGIPIAGREDDHWFEKGVVDLGNEPREPLTPNYGAPVHITEQKK, encoded by the coding sequence ATGATTTTAGGCATTAGGACTGACAAGCCAGAATCGGAACTTTGGTTGGCGGATGCAGCGGGCAAGTTGGTTGAAGTTTATAAGTGGCAAGCTCACCGTCAACTGGCTGAGACAATACATCTTGAGATGCGAAATCTATTGAGTAGGCACGAAAGTGATCTTCAAAGTTTGACTGGCATTGTTGGCTTTTTGGGGCCTGGTTCATTTACTGGGCTGAGGATAGGCTTGAGTGTCGCGAATGCGCTAGCTTACGGCTTAGGAATCCCGATTGCTGGCCGCGAAGATGATCACTGGTTTGAAAAAGGCGTAGTGGATCTAGGGAATGAGCCTCGTGAGCCGCTGACCCCTAATTACGGGGCGCCTGTTCACATTACGGAGCAAAAAAAGTGA